Proteins from one Loktanella sp. M215 genomic window:
- a CDS encoding ABC transporter permease produces the protein MTVTVFRALLSHWWRNPLQLFTLLAGLALATALWSGVQAINAEARASYDAAAATLGEGTFDQLTRTDGQPMTQEAYVALRRAGWLVSPVTEGRLDGVRIVGLDPLTAPGGLGPVRIADGAEVGAFLSGPGQVFSRAEALAALPDGPDKIPSPDVAPDTVITDIGVAQRLLDRPGQIDRLIVAKVQPIGQPPLTEVAPDLTRKVAQSGSDLGRLTDSFHLNLTAFGLLSFAVGIFIVNGAIGLAFEQRRPVVRTLRALGVPLRRLMVLMAAELAVMALVAGGIGVALGYVIASLLLPDVAATLQGLYGATVAGTLQLRPVWWASGLAIAFGGTAMASAAAFWRLAHLPLLAGGSPRALSMAAGRSARLQAAVALVLLITSGVLALTAQGLVAGFALLGSMLIGAALALPLILDRVLAVAEGLAKGVRAQWFWADTRQQLPGLSLALAALLLAMAANVGVSTMVSSFRLTFTGFLDQRLASELYVTATDPAQAAQMVDYATPRVRAILPIQSAPAQIAGFPAEVFGARDDATYRDNWTFLTAIAAPWDAVVSGDGILINEQLSRRSGLSLGDKVTLGGRDFAVAGVYGDYGNPIGQAILTETAFKALYPEIEPLRFGLRMPAEDVPALVTALERDVGIPAANTINQAGIKRFSLDIFDRTFTVTTALNILTLTVAGFAILMSLLTLAALRVPQLAPAWAMGLTRRELGLLELVRAVLLAVLTALVALPLGLALAWALLAVVNVAAFGWRLPMYVFPLDYLRLGGFALLAAALAALWPAWRLARTPPSDLLKVFSNER, from the coding sequence ATGACGGTCACCGTTTTTCGTGCCTTGCTGTCTCACTGGTGGCGCAACCCGTTGCAATTGTTCACGCTGCTGGCGGGCCTTGCACTGGCGACGGCTCTGTGGTCCGGCGTGCAGGCGATCAATGCCGAGGCGCGCGCCAGTTACGACGCCGCCGCAGCCACGCTGGGTGAAGGCACATTCGATCAGCTGACCCGCACCGATGGCCAACCGATGACGCAAGAGGCCTATGTCGCCCTGCGGCGCGCGGGTTGGCTGGTGTCGCCCGTAACCGAAGGGCGGCTGGACGGCGTGCGGATCGTCGGTCTGGACCCGCTGACGGCCCCCGGCGGATTGGGGCCCGTGCGGATCGCCGACGGGGCCGAGGTCGGTGCGTTCCTGTCCGGCCCCGGTCAGGTCTTTAGTCGGGCAGAGGCGCTGGCCGCTCTGCCGGACGGGCCTGACAAGATACCGTCGCCAGACGTGGCCCCCGATACGGTCATCACCGATATCGGCGTGGCCCAGCGCCTGCTGGATCGGCCCGGTCAGATCGACCGGCTGATCGTCGCAAAGGTGCAGCCCATAGGGCAACCGCCGCTGACCGAGGTCGCGCCCGACCTGACGCGGAAGGTCGCCCAAAGCGGCTCTGATCTGGGGCGTTTGACGGATAGTTTCCATCTGAACCTGACGGCGTTCGGGTTGCTGTCCTTTGCCGTCGGCATCTTCATCGTCAATGGCGCCATCGGATTGGCATTCGAGCAGCGTCGCCCGGTCGTGCGGACCCTGCGGGCACTGGGCGTGCCGCTGCGGCGGCTGATGGTCCTGATGGCCGCGGAACTGGCGGTGATGGCGCTGGTCGCGGGCGGGATCGGGGTCGCGCTGGGCTATGTCATCGCGTCACTGCTGTTGCCCGATGTCGCGGCGACATTGCAGGGGCTTTATGGCGCCACCGTCGCAGGGACGTTGCAGTTGCGGCCCGTTTGGTGGGCATCCGGCCTTGCCATCGCGTTTGGCGGGACGGCGATGGCTTCTGCCGCCGCGTTCTGGCGGCTGGCGCATCTGCCGCTGCTGGCCGGCGGATCGCCCCGCGCGCTGAGCATGGCGGCGGGACGGTCCGCCCGCCTGCAGGCCGCAGTGGCGCTGGTGCTGTTGATCACGTCCGGCGTCCTGGCCCTGACGGCGCAGGGTCTGGTGGCCGGTTTCGCCTTGTTGGGGTCTATGTTGATCGGTGCGGCGCTGGCGCTGCCTTTGATCCTTGACCGGGTGCTTGCCGTGGCAGAGGGGCTGGCAAAGGGGGTCCGCGCCCAGTGGTTCTGGGCCGATACCCGGCAGCAGTTGCCGGGCCTGTCGCTGGCACTGGCGGCCCTGCTGCTGGCGATGGCGGCGAATGTCGGCGTCTCGACCATGGTCAGCAGCTTTCGCCTGACCTTTACGGGGTTCCTCGACCAGCGGCTGGCGTCAGAGCTTTATGTCACCGCCACAGACCCCGCCCAAGCCGCGCAGATGGTGGATTACGCAACGCCGCGCGTTCGGGCGATCTTGCCGATCCAGTCCGCGCCCGCACAGATCGCGGGTTTCCCGGCAGAGGTCTTTGGTGCGCGGGACGATGCGACCTACCGCGACAACTGGACCTTTCTGACGGCGATTGCCGCACCCTGGGACGCGGTCGTCAGCGGTGACGGCATTCTGATCAATGAACAGCTGTCGCGCCGATCCGGACTGTCGCTGGGCGATAAAGTCACCCTGGGCGGTCGGGATTTCGCGGTCGCCGGAGTCTATGGCGATTATGGCAATCCGATCGGGCAGGCGATCCTGACGGAAACCGCCTTCAAGGCCCTTTACCCCGAGATAGAGCCGCTACGCTTTGGCCTGCGGATGCCGGCGGAGGATGTGCCAGCGCTGGTCACGGCGCTGGAGCGTGATGTCGGGATACCTGCGGCGAACACGATCAATCAGGCGGGCATCAAACGGTTTTCCCTTGATATCTTTGACCGGACGTTCACGGTCACGACCGCGCTGAACATTCTGACGTTGACCGTCGCGGGCTTTGCCATCCTGATGAGCCTGCTGACCCTTGCCGCCCTGCGGGTGCCGCAACTTGCCCCTGCCTGGGCGATGGGGCTGACACGGCGGGAGCTTGGGCTGCTTGAACTGGTCCGGGCGGTCCTGCTGGCCGTCCTGACGGCCCTTGTGGCCTTGCCCCTGGGGCTGGCGCTGGCCTGGGCGCTGTTGGCGGTCGTCAATGTCGCGGCCTTCGGCTGGCGGCTGCCGATGTATGTGTTTCCGCTCGATTACCTGCGGCTGGGCGGCTTTGCCCTGCTGGCCGCCGCGCTGGCGGCCCTGTGGCCCGCGTGGCGACTGGCACGCACGCCGCCGAGCGACTTGCTGAAGGTGTTTTCCAATGAACGTTAA
- a CDS encoding ABC transporter ATP-binding protein: MLLTVTNLRKTYATADGAFDVLRGVDLSLDAGQTLALTGESGSGKSTLLHLIGGLDVPDAGQIMLDGTDLTALDDAGRARMRRETVGVVFQQFNLIPSLRVVDNIAFQARLTGRHDADWCAALAARMGLTPQLRKYPEQLSGGQQQRVAIARTLAPRPRLVLADEPTGNLDEAAAAQVLALMLELVTDTGAGLLMVTHSDRLAGQMQRRLHLTTGVIA; encoded by the coding sequence ATGTTGTTGACTGTCACGAACCTGCGCAAGACCTATGCCACCGCCGACGGCGCCTTTGACGTGCTGCGCGGCGTCGACCTGTCACTGGATGCGGGGCAGACGCTGGCCCTGACCGGTGAAAGCGGGTCCGGCAAAAGCACGTTGTTGCACCTGATCGGCGGGCTGGATGTGCCTGACGCCGGGCAGATCATGCTGGACGGCACCGATCTGACCGCGCTGGACGATGCCGGGCGCGCCCGGATGCGGCGCGAGACGGTCGGCGTCGTGTTCCAGCAGTTCAACCTGATCCCGTCGCTGCGGGTGGTGGACAACATCGCATTTCAGGCACGTCTGACGGGGCGTCACGATGCGGACTGGTGTGCGGCACTGGCCGCGCGCATGGGCCTGACCCCGCAGTTACGCAAATACCCCGAGCAGTTGTCAGGGGGTCAGCAACAGCGGGTGGCGATTGCCCGCACGTTGGCGCCGCGTCCACGACTGGTGCTGGCGGATGAACCCACCGGCAACCTGGACGAGGCGGCGGCGGCGCAGGTGCTGGCGCTGATGCTGGAACTGGTGACGGATACGGGCGCTGGCCTGCTGATGGTCACCCACTCTGACAGGCTGGCCGGGCAGATGCAGCGGCGGCTTCACCTGACGACCGGCGTGATTGCATGA